The Streptomyces spororaveus genome includes a region encoding these proteins:
- a CDS encoding aminoglycoside phosphotransferase family protein, protein MHADQTETDAGLVRRLLRAQFPQWADLPVTPLASGGTVNAIYRLGEDLTVRLPLRPGGAEAIAMEAGLLPRLAPLLPLPIPEVVATGVPGEEYPLAWAVHRWIEGRTPVEGDLADPERVARDLAGFAVAIRGIDLPGGPPAHRGEPLIAEDREMRAAIEALRRTDEPFDADEITAAWDEALAAPRWTGPACWTHSDLMPSNLLLAGDRIGAVIDFGTVGMGEPATDLIPAWNLLPAPARRAYRDAVDVDDATWARSRGWALSMAVIQLPYYRSTNPVISANARHVIREVLASA, encoded by the coding sequence ATGCACGCGGACCAGACGGAGACCGACGCCGGCCTGGTCCGGCGGCTGCTGCGCGCTCAGTTCCCCCAGTGGGCGGACCTTCCGGTCACCCCGCTCGCCTCCGGAGGAACGGTCAACGCGATCTACCGGCTCGGCGAGGACCTGACCGTCCGGCTCCCGCTGCGTCCCGGCGGAGCCGAGGCCATCGCCATGGAGGCAGGGCTGCTCCCGAGGCTGGCGCCGCTGCTGCCCCTGCCCATCCCCGAGGTGGTGGCGACCGGCGTCCCTGGCGAGGAGTACCCCCTGGCCTGGGCGGTGCACCGGTGGATCGAGGGCCGCACCCCCGTCGAGGGCGACCTCGCCGACCCCGAGCGCGTGGCCCGCGACCTCGCCGGCTTCGCGGTCGCCATCCGGGGGATCGACCTCCCCGGAGGTCCGCCCGCGCACCGCGGCGAGCCGCTGATCGCCGAGGACCGGGAGATGCGGGCGGCGATCGAGGCGCTGCGCCGCACCGACGAGCCCTTCGACGCCGACGAGATCACCGCGGCCTGGGACGAGGCACTCGCCGCGCCCCGGTGGACGGGCCCGGCCTGCTGGACGCACTCCGACCTGATGCCGAGCAACCTGCTGCTCGCCGGCGACCGCATCGGCGCGGTCATCGACTTCGGCACCGTCGGCATGGGCGAACCGGCCACCGATCTCATCCCGGCCTGGAACCTGCTGCCCGCCCCGGCGCGGCGGGCGTACCGCGATGCCGTGGACGTGGACGACGCGACCTGGGCCCGCAGCCGGGGCTGGGCGCTGTCCATGGCGGTCATCCAGCTGCCGTACTACCGGAGCACCAACCCGGTCATCTCGGCCAACGCCCGGCACGTCATCCGGGAGGTCCTCGCCTCCGCATAG
- a CDS encoding FAD-binding protein, with amino-acid sequence MTGTLSNWANSLTYGARRVHRPRTVDALRALVAGTDRIRALGTRHSFSGVADTTGDLVRLDGLPESMELDPQAGTVTVAAGTRYAELAPYLHRAGWALGNMASLPHISVAGSVATGTHGSGDSQRCLAAAVSALELVGPQGDLVELRRDTHPEFAGAVVALGALGVVTRLTLDLEPAYQVAQTVCPDVPLDEVAADLDAVFGAAYSVSLFTDWRSGHGSVWLKRRTDRPDSGWGRGRGAAAPMHPVPGVDPGSSTEQLGVPGPWYQRLPHFPPELTPGAGEELQSEYFVPRSLAAAAFAALRALGDRIAPVLHIAEVRTVRGDDLWLSSAYGRDTVTFHFTWLKDLPAVRPVIAAVEEQLMPLGARPHWAKLTETPAERITAGYPRAADFVRLAEQHDPDGKFRSAFTDQFFTNPQKTMGVMR; translated from the coding sequence ATGACCGGGACGCTGAGCAACTGGGCGAACAGCCTGACCTACGGCGCGCGCCGGGTGCACCGGCCGCGCACCGTCGACGCACTGCGTGCGCTCGTCGCCGGCACGGACCGGATCCGCGCGCTGGGCACGCGGCACTCGTTCAGCGGGGTCGCCGACACCACGGGCGATCTCGTACGTCTGGACGGGCTCCCGGAGTCCATGGAGCTGGATCCGCAGGCCGGTACCGTGACGGTGGCGGCGGGCACGCGCTACGCCGAGCTGGCGCCGTACCTGCACCGGGCGGGCTGGGCGCTGGGCAACATGGCCTCCCTGCCGCACATTTCGGTGGCCGGATCCGTCGCCACCGGAACCCACGGTTCGGGGGACAGCCAGCGCTGTCTGGCCGCGGCGGTGTCCGCACTGGAACTCGTCGGTCCGCAGGGCGACCTGGTCGAACTGCGCCGGGACACCCACCCGGAGTTCGCCGGCGCGGTGGTGGCGCTGGGAGCACTGGGCGTGGTCACCCGGCTCACCCTGGACCTCGAACCCGCCTACCAGGTGGCGCAGACGGTCTGCCCGGACGTGCCGCTGGACGAGGTCGCCGCCGACCTGGACGCGGTGTTCGGTGCGGCCTACAGCGTCAGCCTGTTCACCGACTGGCGCAGCGGCCACGGCTCGGTGTGGCTCAAGCGCCGTACCGACCGGCCCGACTCCGGCTGGGGCCGCGGACGCGGGGCGGCCGCGCCGATGCACCCGGTGCCCGGGGTCGATCCCGGTTCCAGCACCGAGCAGCTGGGCGTGCCCGGCCCCTGGTACCAGCGGCTGCCGCACTTCCCGCCCGAGCTCACGCCGGGCGCCGGCGAGGAGTTGCAGTCGGAGTACTTCGTGCCCCGGAGCCTGGCGGCCGCCGCGTTCGCCGCGCTCCGGGCCCTGGGCGACCGGATCGCGCCGGTGCTGCACATCGCCGAGGTGCGCACGGTCCGCGGCGACGACCTGTGGCTGAGCTCCGCCTACGGACGGGACACCGTCACCTTCCACTTCACCTGGCTCAAGGACCTGCCCGCGGTACGACCGGTGATCGCCGCCGTCGAGGAGCAGCTGATGCCCCTGGGCGCCCGGCCGCACTGGGCCAAGCTCACCGAGACCCCGGCCGAGCGGATCACCGCCGGCTATCCGCGCGCCGCGGACTTCGTCCGCCTCGCGGAGCAGCACGACCCGGACGGCAAGTTCCGTTCCGCGTTCACCGATCAGTTCTTCACCAATCCGCAGAAAACAATGGGGGTAATGCGATGA
- a CDS encoding trypsin-like serine peptidase, with protein MRSRWFTVFFALGAIGALLGSEPALAASATPSPGPTLPLVGVQPQPAATMTPKAPATTAPTARATPGPSASTPVVPAAPAAPPAPAQPATTPPQTPAERLRAEEAYWTAERMAAAVPVDAKRGQDPAGKAAGKLSAQAAPPSGTPTGSFFDGMPMVGTFFYGADSVGKANTSCTGSVVRSAGKNMVLTAGHCADDMKKPNSHAVFVPQYRHGKAPGAQPHGIFPVKVNGVYIDPRYHSNSKGADSDLDLAFALVEPNGKGQAENVTGALTFTPGSTYDHKVTVVGYPSGSSVNKDHRAFRCDVPTTRLAGYRQMQMLCNGFYSGVSGGPWIKDYDAATRTGKVIGNTGGYYGGGDDANHSWITYAPVYGKDAQDLYDDAGAGRDPDKLPRPPYQGPTDSPLLPGLGDLWTHAKAMASGDFTGNGRSSLLVVWTDGEVTLFPGDGQGGFLPERQLLAPNGTWKPIATITAGDFTGTGEFDLMVRWDDGRMTLHGDVGSNGLGTSIEMAPSGSIWSHATQIAAGRFNASTYVTDLMVRWSDGELSLFTNVSAGTMGQEYKLKDPNSTWKDATLLTSGQYSGNQKWDLMVRWSSGALNNYVGTTTGGLGAEQPVHGPNKTWTHSEVMTTGQFTGDGLTNDLIIRWSDGETTMYRDTRMNGLGSERMLVPPRT; from the coding sequence TTGAGATCCAGATGGTTCACCGTCTTCTTCGCCCTTGGCGCGATCGGCGCCTTATTGGGCTCCGAACCGGCTCTCGCCGCGAGCGCCACCCCGAGCCCTGGCCCCACCCTTCCCCTGGTCGGCGTCCAGCCGCAGCCCGCGGCCACCATGACGCCGAAGGCCCCCGCCACCACCGCGCCGACGGCCCGCGCCACCCCGGGCCCGAGCGCCAGCACGCCGGTCGTGCCTGCCGCTCCTGCCGCGCCGCCCGCGCCGGCCCAGCCGGCCACGACGCCCCCTCAGACCCCCGCCGAGAGGCTGCGCGCCGAAGAGGCGTACTGGACGGCCGAACGCATGGCCGCCGCCGTGCCCGTCGACGCCAAACGCGGCCAGGACCCGGCCGGAAAGGCCGCGGGCAAGCTCAGCGCACAGGCCGCACCCCCCTCGGGCACCCCCACCGGCTCCTTCTTCGACGGCATGCCGATGGTGGGGACGTTCTTCTACGGGGCGGACTCGGTCGGCAAGGCGAACACCTCCTGCACCGGCAGCGTCGTCCGCAGCGCGGGCAAGAACATGGTGCTCACCGCGGGCCACTGCGCGGACGACATGAAGAAGCCGAACAGCCACGCCGTCTTCGTGCCGCAGTACCGCCACGGCAAGGCCCCCGGCGCCCAGCCCCACGGCATCTTCCCGGTCAAGGTCAACGGCGTCTACATAGACCCCCGTTACCACTCCAACAGCAAGGGCGCGGACTCCGACCTGGACCTCGCCTTCGCGCTGGTCGAGCCGAACGGCAAGGGACAGGCCGAGAACGTCACCGGGGCGCTCACCTTCACGCCGGGCAGCACGTACGACCACAAGGTCACCGTCGTCGGCTATCCCTCCGGTTCGAGCGTCAACAAGGACCACCGGGCCTTCCGCTGCGACGTACCCACCACCCGCCTGGCCGGTTACCGGCAGATGCAGATGCTGTGCAACGGGTTCTACAGCGGCGTGTCCGGCGGCCCCTGGATCAAGGACTACGACGCGGCCACGCGCACCGGCAAGGTCATCGGCAACACCGGCGGGTACTACGGCGGCGGCGACGACGCCAACCACTCCTGGATCACTTACGCGCCGGTGTACGGCAAGGACGCCCAGGACCTGTACGACGACGCCGGCGCCGGCCGCGACCCGGACAAACTCCCCCGGCCGCCGTACCAGGGACCCACGGACAGCCCCCTCCTGCCCGGCCTCGGGGACCTGTGGACCCACGCCAAGGCGATGGCCTCCGGCGACTTCACCGGCAACGGCCGCAGCAGCCTGCTCGTGGTCTGGACGGACGGCGAGGTCACCCTCTTCCCCGGTGACGGCCAGGGCGGCTTCCTGCCGGAGCGCCAGCTCCTGGCGCCCAACGGCACCTGGAAGCCCATCGCCACCATCACCGCCGGCGATTTCACCGGCACCGGCGAGTTCGACCTCATGGTCCGCTGGGACGACGGACGGATGACCCTGCACGGCGACGTCGGCTCCAACGGCCTCGGCACGTCGATCGAGATGGCCCCGTCCGGGTCCATCTGGAGCCACGCCACCCAGATCGCCGCCGGCCGGTTCAACGCCTCCACCTACGTCACCGACCTCATGGTGCGCTGGTCCGACGGCGAGCTCAGCCTCTTCACCAACGTGAGCGCCGGCACCATGGGCCAGGAGTACAAGCTCAAGGACCCCAACAGCACCTGGAAGGACGCCACGCTGCTGACCTCCGGGCAGTACTCCGGCAACCAGAAGTGGGACCTCATGGTCCGCTGGTCCAGCGGCGCGCTCAACAACTACGTCGGCACCACCACCGGCGGCCTGGGCGCCGAGCAGCCCGTCCACGGCCCCAACAAGACGTGGACCCACAGTGAGGTCATGACCACCGGCCAGTTCACGGGCGACGGGCTCACCAACGACCTCATCATCCGCTGGAGCGACGGCGAGACCACCATGTACCGGGACACCCGGATGAACGGCCTGGGCTCGGAGCGCATGCTCGTCCCCCCGAGGACCTGA
- a CDS encoding phytanoyl-CoA dioxygenase family protein, translating to MTPNALLLAHDKPAALRPDQLRQFQELGYLVLPGFLDRDLVARMRHEVDRWVDDGLRARSIDSVKDPEKFGVPPVMELELPAHGELITWSPLLEILDQLVGAPYAFHHLHSDRQAPDIPGKPWHHDYEHSTQTDRSATMIHALHYLDGLSTDTSSLVVLPGSHRERVDKTARAHLGTEPLPGEVVLEELPPGSTVVLHSALFHARRPRPGVLGKPRYFVDASYCEVGPLWPPVKPYWRYMLRRARELNLAPDRSELFTELTFAEYSRPA from the coding sequence ATGACACCGAACGCTCTTCTGCTCGCCCACGACAAGCCGGCCGCATTGCGTCCCGATCAGCTGCGGCAGTTCCAGGAGCTCGGCTACCTGGTCCTGCCCGGCTTCCTCGATCGGGACCTGGTCGCCCGGATGAGGCACGAGGTCGACCGGTGGGTGGACGACGGCCTGCGGGCGCGTTCCATCGACTCGGTGAAGGACCCGGAGAAGTTCGGCGTGCCGCCGGTCATGGAGCTGGAACTGCCCGCCCACGGCGAGCTGATCACCTGGTCCCCGCTGCTGGAGATACTCGACCAGCTGGTGGGCGCGCCCTACGCCTTCCACCACCTGCACAGCGACCGCCAGGCCCCGGACATCCCCGGCAAGCCGTGGCACCACGACTACGAGCACAGCACGCAGACCGACCGCTCCGCGACCATGATCCACGCCCTGCACTACCTGGACGGCCTGAGCACCGACACCTCCTCGCTCGTCGTGCTGCCCGGTTCGCACCGCGAGCGCGTGGACAAGACGGCCCGCGCGCACCTGGGCACCGAGCCGCTGCCCGGTGAGGTCGTGCTGGAGGAGCTGCCCCCGGGCAGCACCGTCGTACTGCACTCGGCGCTGTTCCACGCCCGCCGGCCCCGCCCGGGTGTGCTGGGCAAGCCCCGCTACTTCGTCGACGCCTCCTACTGCGAGGTCGGCCCGCTGTGGCCGCCGGTCAAGCCGTACTGGCGTTACATGCTGCGGCGGGCCCGGGAGCTGAACCTGGCGCCGGACCGGTCGGAGCTGTTCACCGAGCTGACCTTCGCCGAGTACAGCAGGCCGGCATGA
- a CDS encoding LLM class F420-dependent oxidoreductase — MSGRPVRIGLQLQPEHADYATIRRTAAEAEALGADAIFIWDHFFPLTGEPEGKHFECWTVLAALAESTSTVQLGPLVSCVGYRNPDLLADMARTVDHISGGRAMLGLGSGWCEKDFTGYGYPFGSDGERLRELAAAIPRVKSRLSNLNPAPAGRLPLLLGGGGEKRTLRLVAEHADIWHAFHDPATIRHKLSVLHKHCADVGRDPAEIEVSTSVSGLAAHEGDPREMGPELRELGVSLFIVGAGGPDFDLGTLRRWIDWRDGTNA, encoded by the coding sequence ATGAGCGGGCGTCCCGTACGCATCGGGCTGCAGCTGCAGCCCGAGCACGCCGACTACGCGACGATCCGGCGGACCGCGGCCGAGGCCGAGGCGCTCGGCGCGGACGCGATCTTCATCTGGGACCACTTCTTCCCGCTCACCGGAGAGCCGGAAGGCAAGCACTTCGAATGCTGGACGGTCCTCGCGGCGCTGGCCGAGTCCACCTCCACGGTGCAGCTCGGGCCGCTGGTGAGCTGTGTCGGGTACCGCAATCCCGATCTGCTCGCGGACATGGCCCGCACGGTCGACCACATCAGCGGCGGACGGGCCATGCTCGGTCTCGGCTCCGGATGGTGCGAGAAGGACTTCACCGGCTACGGCTATCCGTTCGGCTCCGACGGCGAGCGGCTCCGGGAGCTCGCCGCTGCGATCCCCCGGGTGAAGTCCCGGCTGTCGAACCTCAATCCGGCTCCGGCCGGGCGGCTGCCCCTGCTGCTCGGCGGGGGCGGCGAGAAGCGCACCCTGCGCCTGGTGGCCGAACACGCGGACATCTGGCACGCCTTCCACGACCCGGCGACCATCCGGCACAAGCTGTCCGTCCTGCACAAGCACTGCGCGGACGTCGGCCGGGATCCGGCCGAGATCGAGGTGTCGACGAGCGTGTCCGGCCTGGCCGCCCACGAGGGCGACCCGCGGGAAATGGGGCCCGAGCTGCGGGAACTCGGCGTCTCGCTGTTCATCGTCGGCGCCGGCGGCCCCGATTTCGACCTCGGCACGCTCCGCCGGTGGATCGACTGGCGCGACGGGACGAACGCGTGA
- a CDS encoding 4'-phosphopantetheinyl transferase family protein: MTTTAGLDSLALRLDRPVRAQRPPAAGEALVRYVDAEAQAPFAERLAPDVLDAAERRRADRFVRPQDRGSYLVAHVALRLLLGALLDTAPRDLAMTREACPECGGPDGRPALVGGRAHFSLSHSRDAVFLACASTPVGVDVEALPAPRVVAQSEEFFHPAESAELAALPEAGRAAAFARLWARKEAHLKGTGAGLGHEGNRNYLGTGPAGDSVRPHWSLTDLPAPEGYAAALALRAPSAHWRRDPPDTP; this comes from the coding sequence ATGACCACCACCGCGGGCCTCGACTCCCTCGCGCTGCGGCTCGACCGGCCGGTCCGGGCGCAGCGGCCGCCCGCTGCCGGCGAGGCCCTCGTACGGTACGTGGACGCCGAGGCGCAGGCCCCGTTCGCGGAACGCCTCGCGCCCGACGTGCTCGACGCCGCCGAGCGCCGCCGGGCCGACCGGTTCGTACGCCCCCAGGACCGCGGCTCGTACCTCGTCGCGCACGTGGCGCTGAGGCTGCTGCTGGGTGCCCTGCTCGACACCGCTCCGCGCGATCTGGCCATGACCCGCGAGGCCTGTCCCGAGTGCGGCGGCCCGGACGGCCGTCCGGCCCTCGTGGGCGGCCGCGCCCACTTCTCCCTGTCGCACAGCCGCGACGCGGTCTTCCTCGCCTGCGCGTCCACCCCGGTCGGGGTCGACGTCGAGGCCCTGCCGGCACCGCGGGTGGTGGCGCAGAGCGAGGAGTTCTTCCACCCCGCCGAGTCCGCGGAACTGGCCGCGCTCCCCGAGGCCGGACGCGCCGCGGCGTTCGCCCGCCTGTGGGCGCGCAAGGAGGCCCACCTCAAGGGCACCGGAGCGGGACTGGGGCACGAGGGCAACCGGAACTACCTGGGGACCGGCCCGGCCGGCGATTCCGTCCGCCCGCACTGGTCCCTCACCGACCTGCCGGCCCCCGAGGGTTACGCCGCCGCACTCGCGCTGCGGGCCCCTTCGGCGCATTGGCGCCGTGATCCGCCGGACACCCCCTAG
- a CDS encoding polysaccharide deacetylase family protein codes for MLYSGISWSADGFTVDVIDEHGEQRRPTRRFGPRHTHELIGYLRGFEEEPAAVVDSTNGVLDGRMMAEGLTVYRADPQHLGERPVFSSVPAADIAAAALRGLGALTRLQRDRGTQTGREGDLVESARGSEQALAEWTRRGTCVSRGSGERREISLTFDDGPQPPYTGQVLDVLQRYDVPATFFCTGMYASAYPEYLARMREEGHGIANHTWSHPMLFELTRPQLVEQLDRTNEAIAAATGGRAPTLFRPPYGSRTPETLGWLAEAGLTTVLWDVAPDDWAMPGAGTIATSVVEQARPGSIVLLHDSGGDRSQTVAALAPMIEGLLERGFRIVPVEQQLGAHAPVPAPALVGGRRCMR; via the coding sequence ATGCTCTATTCAGGAATCTCCTGGAGCGCCGACGGCTTCACGGTGGACGTCATCGACGAGCACGGGGAGCAGCGGCGGCCGACACGGCGGTTCGGACCCCGGCACACCCACGAACTGATCGGCTACCTGCGGGGCTTCGAGGAGGAGCCGGCCGCCGTCGTCGACAGCACCAACGGGGTGCTCGACGGGCGCATGATGGCCGAGGGTCTGACCGTCTACCGCGCGGACCCCCAGCACCTGGGCGAACGCCCGGTCTTCTCCTCGGTGCCCGCCGCCGACATCGCCGCGGCCGCGCTCCGGGGACTCGGCGCACTGACCCGGCTGCAGCGCGACCGGGGCACCCAGACCGGGCGGGAGGGCGACCTTGTGGAGTCCGCCCGCGGCAGCGAGCAGGCCCTGGCCGAGTGGACCCGGCGGGGTACCTGCGTCAGCCGGGGCAGCGGTGAGCGCCGGGAGATCTCGCTGACCTTCGACGACGGCCCGCAGCCGCCCTACACCGGGCAGGTGCTGGACGTCCTGCAGCGCTACGACGTGCCGGCCACCTTCTTCTGCACCGGCATGTACGCGTCGGCCTATCCCGAGTACCTCGCCCGCATGCGGGAGGAGGGCCACGGCATCGCGAACCACACCTGGTCGCACCCCATGCTCTTCGAACTGACGCGGCCCCAGCTCGTCGAGCAGCTGGACCGGACCAACGAGGCGATCGCCGCGGCCACCGGCGGCCGGGCACCCACCCTCTTCCGGCCTCCGTACGGCTCGCGCACCCCGGAGACGCTGGGCTGGCTCGCGGAAGCGGGACTGACCACGGTGCTGTGGGACGTGGCCCCCGACGACTGGGCCATGCCCGGCGCGGGCACCATCGCCACCAGCGTGGTCGAGCAGGCCCGGCCCGGTTCCATCGTCCTGCTGCACGACAGCGGCGGCGACCGCTCGCAGACGGTGGCCGCCCTGGCCCCGATGATCGAGGGGCTGCTGGAACGCGGTTTCCGCATCGTCCCGGTCGAGCAGCAGCTGGGCGCACACGCGCCCGTACCCGCACCCGCGCTCGTCGGTGGCCGGCGGTGCATGCGATGA
- a CDS encoding helix-turn-helix transcriptional regulator, whose protein sequence is MLEQPAFGLRLRALRKERGLSQAALAAGGLSTGYLSRLESGTRPPTRRVLEHLTRQLGLPPSAFARKSSRSLALALALAVSSARIGTVADDLAVLLHAGEDRLDPGLRWQSLWLLASVRDEEARYEDAHELLVELGELSESIGIPELTVRARTRLSRCSLRLGNADSARAEAQEAHRLAEGLSVDDRSDALHALIRAEAESGRPDEARAHARELCEITAAEPGPLHVEALWVASTLHARQGDHAQARRLGERALDRLSREKNAWLPWAALLHLRPPGP, encoded by the coding sequence GTGCTGGAACAACCCGCCTTCGGGCTGCGGCTGAGGGCCTTGCGCAAGGAGCGAGGACTGTCGCAGGCCGCGCTGGCCGCCGGCGGCCTTTCCACCGGCTACCTGTCCCGGCTTGAGTCGGGCACCCGGCCGCCCACCCGACGGGTCCTCGAACATCTCACCAGGCAGCTGGGCCTGCCGCCGTCGGCCTTCGCCAGGAAGTCGAGCCGGAGCCTGGCCCTGGCCCTGGCCCTGGCCGTGTCCTCGGCGCGCATCGGCACGGTCGCCGACGATCTCGCCGTGCTGCTGCACGCGGGCGAGGACCGGCTCGATCCCGGCCTGCGCTGGCAGTCGCTGTGGCTGCTGGCCTCGGTACGGGACGAGGAGGCCCGGTACGAGGACGCACACGAGCTCCTCGTCGAGCTCGGCGAGCTCAGCGAGTCGATCGGCATCCCCGAGCTGACCGTACGAGCCCGCACCCGGCTGTCCCGGTGCTCCCTGCGGCTGGGGAACGCCGACAGCGCCCGCGCCGAGGCACAGGAGGCACACCGCCTGGCCGAGGGCCTGTCGGTGGACGACCGGTCCGACGCCCTGCACGCGCTGATCCGCGCGGAGGCCGAGTCGGGCCGCCCGGACGAGGCCCGGGCCCACGCCCGCGAACTGTGCGAGATCACCGCGGCGGAGCCCGGGCCCCTGCACGTCGAGGCCCTGTGGGTGGCGAGCACGCTGCACGCCCGCCAGGGCGACCACGCGCAAGCCCGCCGATTAGGGGAACGCGCCCTGGACCGGCTGAGCCGCGAGAAGAACGCGTGGCTGCCGTGGGCGGCCCTGCTCCACCTCCGCCCACCCGGTCCATGA